A stretch of Deltaproteobacteria bacterium DNA encodes these proteins:
- a CDS encoding type II toxin-antitoxin system VapC family toxin, translating to MNIVDSSGWLAYFADEPNAKHFLAPLSDSALLVVPTVLIYEVCKVILRESGENEALQAIVAMQKGTVVELNAQLAIVASKLSLEHNLPMADSIILATAQQFKAILWTQDSDFKNISNVKYFPKK from the coding sequence ATGAATATCGTTGATTCTTCCGGATGGCTTGCATACTTCGCAGATGAGCCTAATGCCAAGCATTTCCTGGCCCCGCTAAGTGATTCAGCGTTACTTGTTGTCCCTACGGTATTGATATACGAGGTCTGCAAGGTCATTCTCCGGGAGTCCGGTGAAAATGAAGCACTGCAGGCAATTGTTGCAATGCAAAAAGGAACAGTTGTAGAGCTGAACGCACAGTTGGCAATTGTTGCTTCAAAGCTAAGTTTGGAGCATAATCTTCCAATGGCGGACAGTATCATTCTCGCAACTGCTCAGCAATTCAAAGCAATTCTCTGGACTCAGGATTCAGATTTTAAAAATATAAGTAATGTGAAGTATTTTCCAAAGAAATAA
- the ccsB gene encoding c-type cytochrome biogenesis protein CcsB — MNITFFYITVVLYLLATFITTAYLILHNDKILRIANKTILAGFVFHTLTIVSRWIEAGRPPFANLHEVFSLFSWMVVIIYLLLRFRYRLAVLGSFVAPFAMLLLITASFLPKEIIPLAPSLESYWLPIHVGLAFFGNAFFAMAFLFGIMYLIQEHYLKSKKVGGLYFLLPSLDILDDLSYKCLTYGFPLLTLAIITGAIWAEYVWGSYWTWEPRQTWSLITWFLYAALLHGRLTVGWRGRKAAIYSIIAFLILIGSFITIKLFAWGVHAVFR; from the coding sequence ATGAACATTACATTCTTCTATATAACAGTAGTTCTTTATCTCTTGGCCACATTCATAACCACGGCCTATCTTATATTGCACAATGATAAGATATTAAGGATTGCAAATAAGACCATACTTGCAGGCTTTGTCTTTCACACCCTTACCATTGTCAGCAGGTGGATTGAGGCAGGCAGACCGCCATTTGCAAACCTCCACGAAGTCTTCTCTCTATTTTCATGGATGGTGGTAATTATATATCTTTTACTCCGCTTCAGATACAGGCTGGCTGTACTGGGTTCATTTGTTGCGCCGTTTGCAATGCTTCTTCTTATTACTGCATCGTTTCTTCCCAAAGAGATAATTCCGCTGGCGCCGTCCCTTGAGAGCTACTGGCTTCCAATCCACGTAGGTCTTGCATTTTTCGGAAATGCCTTTTTTGCCATGGCCTTTTTATTTGGTATAATGTATCTGATTCAGGAGCACTATCTAAAAAGCAAAAAGGTGGGCGGATTATATTTTCTGCTCCCGTCTCTGGATATTTTGGATGATCTCAGCTACAAATGTCTTACCTATGGTTTTCCTCTCCTGACATTGGCCATAATCACCGGGGCAATATGGGCTGAATATGTATGGGGCAGTTACTGGACATGGGAGCCGAGGCAGACATGGTCGCTTATCACATGGTTTTTATATGCTGCCCTGCTTCACGGGAGATTGACTGTTGGCTGGCGGGGGAGAAAGGCGGCTATTTATTCTATAATCGCTTTTTTAATTCTTATAGGTTCTTTTATAACAATAAAACTGTTTGCATGGGGAGTACACGCAGTTTTTAGGTAA
- a CDS encoding bifunctional precorrin-2 dehydrogenase/sirohydrochlorin ferrochelatase yields MRYYPIFLDINDKPCIVVGGGSVAERKVASLLNAGAKVLVISPKLTPALKRLAGKKQISYCPNPYKTGDLKGFFLAYSATNDPLVNKAVFKDAKKQGILLNVVDVPELCNFIVPSVVERGYLLIAISTSGKSPAMAKKIREKLEKEFGREYAVFLDIMGKVREKVLTGSKESDKNKEMFEKLVNSPMLEWIRKGKKQEINKLLQKVLGNGFNLL; encoded by the coding sequence GTGCGGTATTATCCTATCTTTCTTGATATAAACGATAAACCTTGCATTGTCGTAGGAGGAGGCAGTGTTGCAGAAAGAAAGGTTGCCTCTCTCCTCAATGCAGGCGCAAAGGTTTTGGTCATAAGCCCGAAACTTACCCCTGCCTTAAAAAGGCTTGCCGGTAAAAAGCAAATCAGCTATTGCCCCAATCCTTACAAAACAGGGGATTTAAAGGGTTTTTTTCTTGCCTACAGCGCCACAAATGACCCTCTGGTAAATAAAGCAGTATTTAAAGATGCAAAAAAACAGGGCATACTCTTAAATGTTGTGGATGTGCCTGAGTTATGTAATTTTATTGTGCCTTCGGTTGTGGAGCGCGGCTACCTCTTGATAGCCATCTCCACCTCAGGCAAAAGCCCTGCAATGGCAAAAAAGATAAGGGAAAAACTGGAAAAAGAATTCGGCAGGGAATATGCTGTGTTCCTTGATATTATGGGCAAGGTAAGGGAGAAGGTGTTGACCGGAAGCAAGGAATCTGATAAAAATAAAGAGATGTTTGAAAAACTTGTGAATTCTCCCATGCTGGAGTGGATTCGCAAAGGAAAGAAGCAGGAGATAAATAAACTTCTTCAGAAGGTTTTGGGAAACGGGTTTAATCTGTTGTAG
- a CDS encoding DsbC family protein — MERDSLQVQSVKRLASAIFCLLLTAAFCLLYAGRGYAFQNIKKGKECLSCHTLTKDEAKKLIKADVYKAEITEIKMSPIKGLWEIKGTIGTGEGQQGFMVYVDFTKKYMVEGQITPLSALGKQSAEPQQLRKVNTAQIPLDEAVIMGDPHATKKIIIFDDPDCPYCKRLHAEVKKVLEQRKDIVFYIKLFPLVQIHPEAYGKSRAIVCEKSASLLEDAFEGKKLPKPWEGLLSGLSEKKDCGTKEVDANLKLGQTLGITGTPTIIFPDGRLVPGYMDANALLKLLEEKPQ, encoded by the coding sequence ATGGAAAGAGATTCATTGCAAGTCCAAAGTGTGAAACGGCTGGCATCCGCTATTTTTTGCTTACTGCTTACTGCTGCTTTTTGCCTGTTGTATGCCGGCAGAGGTTATGCCTTTCAGAACATAAAGAAGGGCAAAGAATGCTTAAGCTGTCATACCCTGACAAAGGATGAGGCAAAAAAATTGATCAAGGCCGATGTCTATAAGGCGGAAATAACCGAGATCAAGATGTCGCCGATAAAGGGACTCTGGGAAATAAAGGGTACCATTGGGACAGGAGAAGGGCAGCAGGGCTTTATGGTCTATGTGGATTTTACGAAAAAATATATGGTGGAGGGTCAGATTACACCTCTTTCTGCTCTGGGCAAACAATCTGCCGAGCCTCAACAACTGCGCAAAGTAAACACCGCTCAGATCCCCCTTGATGAAGCTGTGATTATGGGCGACCCTCATGCCACTAAAAAGATTATCATCTTTGACGACCCTGACTGTCCTTATTGTAAAAGGCTTCACGCGGAAGTAAAAAAGGTTCTGGAACAGAGAAAAGATATTGTATTCTATATAAAACTTTTTCCATTAGTTCAGATCCATCCTGAGGCATACGGTAAAAGCAGGGCAATCGTCTGTGAAAAATCGGCAAGCCTTCTGGAGGATGCCTTTGAAGGAAAAAAACTTCCTAAGCCGTGGGAAGGTCTTTTGTCAGGATTAAGTGAAAAAAAGGATTGCGGCACAAAAGAGGTAGATGCAAACCTCAAGCTGGGACAAACCCTCGGTATTACAGGCACGCCGACCATTATCTTTCCCGACGGCAGGCTGGTTCCGGGATATATGGATGCCAATGCATTATTAAAATTACTTGAAGAAAAACCACAATAA
- a CDS encoding HD domain-containing protein, translating to MQRQISVNLGNILLSLSEIMDIANPSIAQHQQRTAFIALEITKDSAVGSEIMENIFTASLLHDIGAISIEEKIAIHNFETEDNTLHCIRGELLLEKTPWLKKISKIVRHHHRNWKDWNDSIDTPDVFASQVILLSDYIERLIDRNKYILHQNKDIIEKVTGLKNTIVHERIIDFFIEASKREEFWLDLVSPRLYPVLLHNGPYRNVEIDLKGIALIAEVYKDIIDFKSTFTATHTTGVSASAEILSKLFGLTEHEINLIKIAGNMHDIGKLIIPNNILEKPDKLTKEELAVIRCHTYYSYYVINTIGGLQQIAEWAAYHHEKLDGNGYPFHCKEEEIDTGARIMTVADIFTAISEDRPYRAAMNKEEVYKTIKDMSNKKLLDSKIVDLLFDNYDIVNIYAREKQSAAKDFYQNRFLKVLEQTKQ from the coding sequence ATGCAAAGACAGATTTCAGTGAATCTGGGAAACATTCTTCTATCATTATCTGAAATTATGGATATTGCTAATCCATCAATTGCCCAGCATCAGCAAAGAACAGCATTTATAGCGCTTGAAATAACCAAGGATTCTGCTGTTGGTTCAGAAATAATGGAAAATATTTTTACTGCTTCCCTATTGCATGATATTGGCGCAATTTCTATTGAAGAAAAAATAGCAATTCATAATTTCGAAACTGAGGACAATACTCTTCATTGCATAAGAGGCGAGTTGTTGCTTGAAAAAACACCATGGCTTAAAAAAATATCAAAAATAGTCAGGCATCATCACAGAAACTGGAAAGATTGGAATGATTCAATTGACACCCCTGATGTTTTTGCCTCACAGGTAATATTATTATCGGATTATATTGAACGTCTGATTGACCGCAATAAATACATTCTGCATCAAAACAAAGATATTATTGAGAAAGTGACCGGTCTTAAGAATACGATTGTTCATGAACGAATTATAGATTTCTTTATAGAAGCATCAAAACGGGAAGAATTTTGGTTGGATCTTGTATCTCCAAGATTATACCCGGTGCTTCTTCACAATGGTCCTTATAGGAATGTTGAGATTGATTTAAAAGGGATCGCATTAATAGCGGAAGTTTATAAAGACATTATTGATTTTAAGTCTACTTTTACAGCTACTCATACGACAGGTGTTTCCGCAAGCGCCGAAATATTGTCTAAATTATTTGGTTTGACCGAACATGAAATAAATCTAATAAAAATAGCTGGAAATATGCATGACATTGGTAAGTTAATCATTCCTAATAATATCCTCGAAAAACCTGACAAATTAACCAAGGAAGAATTAGCTGTCATACGATGCCATACATATTATTCATATTATGTGATCAATACAATCGGCGGTCTTCAACAAATTGCGGAATGGGCAGCTTATCATCATGAAAAATTGGACGGCAATGGTTATCCCTTTCATTGTAAAGAGGAGGAAATTGATACAGGGGCCAGGATAATGACAGTTGCTGACATATTTACTGCAATTTCTGAAGATAGACCGTATAGAGCAGCTATGAACAAAGAAGAAGTTTATAAAACGATAAAAGATATGTCTAATAAGAAATTATTAGATTCAAAAATAGTTGATTTGTTGTTTGACAATTATGATATTGTAAATATATATGCCAGGGAAAAACAATCAGCAGCAAAGGATTTTTATCAAAATCGTTTTTTGAAGGTATTAGAGCAAACTAAACAATAG
- the dapB gene encoding 4-hydroxy-tetrahydrodipicolinate reductase gives MVKLVITGAAGRMGRSIINIIRETGNAEIAAAVERSGHGDIGKDAGEVAGSGKIGIKLTDNFEKAIRKADCVVDFTFPEATMHHLDIALKNDIAMVIGTTGFSPHQREGLKDAGNKLRIVAAPNMSVGVNLLLKVVSDMAKVLGKDYDIEIIEAHHRTKKDAPSGTAMRFAEVLAYSLNRDLDKVAVYERHGIIGERRPDEIGIQTIRAGDIVGDHTIIFGGMGERMEITHRAQSRETFARGAVRAALWIVKQPKGLYDMQDVLSLVSK, from the coding sequence ATGGTCAAACTTGTTATTACAGGCGCGGCAGGCAGGATGGGCAGGAGCATTATAAATATTATCAGAGAAACCGGAAATGCAGAGATTGCGGCTGCGGTTGAAAGGTCCGGTCATGGCGATATTGGCAAGGATGCCGGAGAGGTTGCAGGGTCTGGAAAAATAGGCATTAAGTTAACGGATAACTTTGAGAAGGCAATCAGGAAGGCTGACTGTGTAGTTGACTTTACATTCCCTGAGGCAACCATGCACCACCTTGATATTGCGCTTAAGAACGATATTGCTATGGTTATCGGCACAACAGGTTTTTCCCCTCATCAAAGGGAGGGGTTAAAAGATGCAGGGAATAAACTGCGGATAGTTGCAGCGCCCAATATGAGCGTTGGAGTAAATTTACTGCTTAAGGTTGTTTCTGATATGGCAAAGGTATTGGGTAAGGATTATGATATTGAAATCATTGAGGCCCATCACAGAACGAAGAAGGATGCGCCTTCTGGCACTGCAATGAGATTTGCAGAGGTGCTTGCCTATAGCCTCAATAGAGATTTGGATAAAGTGGCGGTTTATGAAAGGCACGGCATAATAGGCGAGAGAAGACCTGACGAAATAGGAATCCAGACTATAAGGGCAGGCGATATAGTCGGCGACCACACAATAATCTTTGGAGGCATGGGCGAGAGGATGGAGATAACACACCGCGCCCAGTCGCGGGAGACATTTGCAAGGGGCGCTGTAAGGGCAGCCCTCTGGATTGTGAAACAGCCAAAGGGGTTGTATGATATGCAGGATGTGCTAAGTCTGGTTAGCAAATAG